One Halostella salina genomic region harbors:
- a CDS encoding helix-turn-helix domain-containing protein has translation MGLVAEYEIVCEALPFVEVAAAVPEATLSVELHPSEEWYTAFVVSVVEGPTDAVERAFESTPFVASYDPVERGDGTSRYWVDPAVSMETRLGDHVDDVAELQALAETDASIERIRVTPTGWIQAGWFADRETVDGFRAFWERNAEFDLRRLTPASDGDPGDGLTAPQRAALRTAHRMGYFEVPRAASLDEVAAKLGITASSCSERLRRAQSRLVESTVAAPDLSDG, from the coding sequence ATGGGTCTGGTCGCGGAGTACGAGATCGTCTGTGAGGCGCTGCCGTTCGTCGAGGTCGCCGCCGCGGTCCCGGAAGCGACGCTTTCGGTCGAGCTCCACCCGAGCGAGGAGTGGTACACGGCCTTCGTCGTGAGCGTGGTCGAGGGGCCGACGGACGCGGTCGAGCGGGCCTTCGAGTCGACGCCGTTCGTGGCGTCGTACGACCCGGTCGAGCGCGGCGACGGAACGAGCCGGTACTGGGTCGACCCGGCCGTCAGCATGGAGACGCGGCTCGGCGACCACGTCGACGACGTGGCTGAACTTCAGGCGCTCGCGGAGACGGACGCGAGCATCGAGCGCATCCGGGTCACGCCGACGGGGTGGATCCAGGCCGGCTGGTTCGCCGACCGGGAGACGGTCGACGGGTTCCGGGCGTTCTGGGAGCGCAACGCCGAGTTCGACCTCCGTCGGCTCACCCCCGCGAGCGACGGGGACCCGGGCGACGGCCTCACCGCCCCGCAGCGCGCGGCGCTCCGGACCGCCCACCGGATGGGGTACTTCGAGGTGCCGCGAGCCGCGTCGCTGGACGAGGTGGCCGCCAAACTCGGGATCACGGCGTCGTCGTGCTCCGAGCGGCTCCGGCGCGCTCAGAGCCGCCTCGTCGAGTCGACGGTCGCCGCGCCCGACCTCTCGGACGGGTGA